One Arachis hypogaea cultivar Tifrunner chromosome 2, arahy.Tifrunner.gnm2.J5K5, whole genome shotgun sequence genomic window, GATAcatgtttaataaaatttatgaCAACAAATTAATATAAATCCAATTAAAATGTCACAGTAATATTTGATAATGATGGTTCCATTTTAGTCACATGTCCAGGAAGAACAAATCTCATAATCACTCAGATTCTTAATTGAACCATTCATGTAGATATAGCCAAGCAGCTTCATTCCGTTTTCATGACACATGTATCATATTGCAAATTTTTTAAGGTTTCATTTGATCTCATTGAGGTCTTCTCAGAGACTTATCACATGTAAAAACTGAAGACAAACCAACCAATTACCATATTCTTATCTATCTCAGTGGTGTGCTAAATTTAATACACAATCAAATCTGTTTAAGAAAAAATTCTGGTGTGGACCCCTTTAGACAGTGCTAACAAATTGCAAAGGCCAATAATAACCACTAGATTTCTTTGATGGATATGAGTTTTTCTCGTGACATAAGAGCCAAACTCTTTCTTTGGTGGCAAATAATCTAGACTCTACTTTGAAAGAGACCAACTAAAATGGCTTCAAAATACATAAGAATTAATTCATCAACTaataaactgaaaaataaaaaagttttatctcaataaatactaataaaatatccAAATCCATATGACAGAACATAATAATTAGGAAgagttataaatatttaaaaaggaGTCACAGTGGTCTATGGTCTATAACAAGTGAAATCATATCATGTTAAATGTTTGGGCGTTCATAAGAAAatggaaacaaaagaaaaaaaatgactgATTGATAAACAAGTTATCCCAAGTTAGCTTAATtggaaaaaaagggaaaaaaggacCGATTCAGTTCCAGATACCTAAAATAACCattctaaaataaatatgaaCTTAAAATTAGCATCAACTCACAGTTGAAAATTAGCTGGATTATGAAAGATGTATATAAGATGcgtttgaaaaaaaatcaaaaatcatttttgGCATAATTGTatagattaaagaaaaaaatcaattaacTTTTTCTGGAAAACATAAGAGTAGcttctaattaaaattattttcagtTTCTGAAATCAAGTTGTCAAAGCAATTTTTTGAGAATCAGCAACAAACACACCCATAACTTTCCTTTTCCACAACTAAGTAATGCAGCAAAGTCTGTGAAAATATAATATTCTATCTTAACATATCACCTAACTACTTCCACAACTTTCAAATCACAGAAGAGAGAATAATACTGCAATAAATAATCCAAATACTATAGTTTCTGCATAGAAAAATTTATCTGCTGCCATAAGTGAGTGAGAGAAGTCATAATCTAGAAGTTCAATTCCATTCTATATCGAAAAGAGTTCAACGAATTCCACTATATTGCTAGAACACTGATAAATTACGATTGTACAATTCTAGGGTTCCAGAAACAATTAACCAAACAGAATAAACAAACATGCAAAAAGTCTCTCATAATTATAAGATGGCGTACTTGCAGAGTAATAATgcgaataagaagaattgaagctTCTGGATGAAAAGTTCAGTATTTTGATTGATACTTGATAAGTTGATAGCATCGAAGAGCATGAATGTAtgataggcaaaaaaaaaaataataataaaaaggctGCATAGTGACAAGAGTTTTTCCTTTAAAGTGGCTTCAAAGTACATaagaattaattcctcaactaataaactgaaaaataaaaaagttttatctCAATGAAACAGAGATTACCAACCAAATCAGAGTGTAGATCATACATAATTATTCAACACAAGTAACTAATTAGCAGGGTTTAGAGCTGACCTTTTGTTGATCGGAGATAAAACTCAGTCCCAACTCAGTGCAATCCCCCAAATCCTGCTTCAATACTGACAAAAATCAGCCCCATGTGTCTTTGCATTCGTTCGGAACCACAGCATACGCAATTACAAAAAAGTGGTTGTTGGCATCTTGCCCCATTGCAGATAATAGCTGTCCACCATAGTAACCTTTGAGGAAGCACCCGTCCAACCCGATTAGAGGCCTACACTCAGCTATAAAATCCCTTTTACATGCATCCAAACTTATATACAATTTGTCGAACAGTGGCAGCGACTCTGGCTGAGGTATGACATCAATCATAGCTGTGCTCCCTAGATTACTCCTGTGTAGTTCCATCAGATAGTCACGAAGCTTTCCATATTGAACTTGTTCGTTGCCTATAACTATCTCTCTGGCAACCTTCAGTCCTCTGCTTATCATTTTCTTACTAAGATGTACATTGTACTCCTCAATCATATAATTCCTTGCCTGTTTAGGCTTTAACTCAGGCTGAGTTAGTAGCCTTTTCACCAACTTTGATGTCACCCATTCTCTGCTAGCTAGATTACTACTAAAATCTCTAGTACAGTTGTGCTCATTAACCAGTGTCTTCACCTGATAACACCCCCCAGCACTGTTCCAAGAGGTTAGAATCAACCAAGGACAATTCTCTCCTGCACATGCAGCCCTCACcctcttcttttcattctttagATACATCACATCCTTCCCTTCATACACAAAGTAGTCCTTTAGTGCATTCTTAAAACTTTCTATTGTGATGAATGTTTACCCCACCTTAAATTCAACTTCTCCATATTCTGTCTCCTCATTGAAAGCATCAAATGCAGTCCTGttttcatcatcatcagacaCTGGACTGTTAAATGCTTCACTCTCATATTCATAAGACTTTTCATAATCTGAGTCTAGCTCTTCCCCAACAATATCAGAACTTGATGCCATTATATTCCCAGCCAGTCCATGTCTAGCCTCCACACCACCACCTGCTTCAGGCCCATTAACTACTGCACCTTCTACCCCAGTTTTTCCATCCCTCAGAATATATTTCTTTCTCCTACCAAAATACCTCTTGGAAGCCCATTTTTTTGCTGTCTTTGGAGAATAACATGGACCACCTTTATTTAGTCCAGGCTCATCCCTATTTTTTGTTGGGCCATCCTTGCTTAAATTTCTATTTAGGCCAGACTTAACCTCACCATTTGGTCCATCCTTCACCTCCCCAGCTGGACCCTGACTAGCTCTCTTTCTTGGTGacaccattttcttcttctttttcttcaatctcTCCTTCCTTTTCTGTACCTCATTATCGTCATTGCTATGAGTCTCTTCATATTCTGGAGGAGGTGGCTTATATGGCTCGTCCTCAGTTGTTTCATACCCATCACCTGAGGAAGATAAGTCACTTATAATAACCTCCTCAGCTTGCATCTCCTCATCCACAACTTCTGGCACACTAATCGGGTGATCAAAGTAGATATGAATCTCGTTTGTCCCCTTGTTTTTAATCTTGTTAGACCTCATGTCATTTATCTCAGTATCACCCCTCATTACATGTAAGCCAGATTCCAAATCAGGTGCCATGCAATCAAACCAAAACATAGTCTTGTACTCCCTATAACCCAACTCCTTCAGTAACGTTTCAAAATCAAAGAAGTTTACCAAATCAATGTCTAAAGGTGGCCACTTCTTGACTTTTCCATCAACATATTCTAATTTGCCCTGTgcattcttcttaaaaattcctccatgatgaaaaacaggAACTACTTCAAGCTCATCCAtctgaaaattatttttattaatcaaaattcaattcatgACAGTTTAACATCACTGTGCCAATCATCTAAACTACTGACAATTAACATCAATTATTTAACAAATTAACTAAAAAAGTTTGAAATTCATTCAACATCACAacatttataaaaataaacaacTAGGCAACCCATTTCAACATACTGAACACTAAGACACCAACATGCAATTTAGGAACAGAGATTGGATTAGAATAATGTTTTAGATGCCCAAATTCATTACTAACCTGAATGTCGACACAAGCTGTGCCTCCTCCACTACACGATGACGTCAGTGACTCCGTCAAGTGTGGCGTTAGAGGAGTCCTCCGAATCCTTCCTGGCGGCCTTGTCAACACCCTTGTCAGCACCAACACTTGCTACTTCCACCACTCTCTTTCCTATCGCGCGAAGAAGGTTGAGGGGTTTTGGTTATTCTGTAAATTTGAGTTAGGGCTTGGGGGGTTATGAGGGTGAGAATGACGTTTGCTTCTTATTAACCTAGCAACGACGTCGTTTTTTAATGTGATAGGGAGACAAATCGACCCCTGTCCATTATTCCTTATCCACGTTGACACTTAACTCTGGGTTAACTGACAGATCAGTGTCGGTAAATGACACATTAGCTTTTTCCGTCAACTATGGACGGGGGATATATGGGAGGGGGCGCGATGAGTGATTTTTCACATAGACAGGGACTGGTGTGGGTTAGTTTTTTGGTGAGAGATCGCGTTGTCCTAATTAGAAATGGACAGGAATCGAGTTGAGTGTTtactcaaa contains:
- the LOC112722147 gene encoding uncharacterized protein — protein: MYLKNEKKRVRAACAGENCPWLILTSWNSAGGCYQVKTLVNEHNCTRDFSSNLASREWVTSKLVKRLLTQPELKPKQARNYMIEEYNVHLSKKMISRGLKVAREIVIGNEQVQYGKLRDYLMELHRSNLGSTAMIDVIPQPESLPLFDKLYISLDACKRDFIAECRPLIGLDGCFLKGYYGGQLLSAMGQDANNHFFVIAYAVVPNECKDTWG